A portion of the Chlamydia caviae GPIC genome contains these proteins:
- a CDS encoding MlaD family protein, with product MSKEDHKSIFFGLFLCAGILGLFSVMLFTPKSRGDGKQEIHVAFTHLSGVSKGMNVCLAGKIVGSVASVQNIMDRGICGKSGELYCYELVLKIDSGISLYKEDTFAMYSPKIIGESIVNIIPGKIRDESHRLYAQDLVCGQNIDPIEKLIQFVDRADKALEKLEAETTHLYAKIATLLDEEKDTSLVKQARLATESIHKSADRLADCLDSVRVERIDGLMEDCKDITSAVKDYGLLYQYSSRWKKQRRAKDKKQSLEQQGIALENK from the coding sequence GTGTCTAAAGAAGATCATAAATCAATATTTTTTGGATTATTCCTATGTGCGGGGATCTTAGGCTTATTTTCTGTAATGCTATTCACTCCTAAAAGTCGCGGAGATGGCAAACAAGAAATTCATGTAGCTTTTACCCATCTTAGTGGTGTAAGCAAGGGAATGAATGTCTGTCTTGCAGGGAAGATCGTAGGTTCTGTAGCTTCTGTACAAAATATTATGGATAGGGGAATCTGCGGGAAGTCCGGAGAGCTGTATTGTTATGAATTAGTATTGAAAATCGATTCGGGGATTTCTCTATATAAAGAGGATACTTTCGCTATGTATTCTCCTAAAATTATAGGAGAATCTATTGTGAATATTATTCCTGGAAAGATAAGAGATGAGAGCCATCGTCTTTATGCTCAGGATTTAGTTTGCGGACAGAATATTGATCCTATTGAGAAATTAATACAGTTTGTTGATAGGGCAGATAAAGCCTTAGAGAAACTTGAAGCTGAAACTACCCATCTCTATGCTAAAATAGCCACTTTACTTGATGAAGAAAAAGATACTTCATTAGTAAAGCAGGCACGATTAGCCACAGAGTCTATACATAAGAGCGCTGATAGATTGGCGGATTGTTTGGATAGTGTGCGTGTTGAGCGTATCGATGGGTTGATGGAAGATTGTAAAGATATTACTTCTGCTGTTAAAGATTACGGATTGTTGTATCAGTACAGCTCGCGATGGAAAAAACAGCGCAGAGCAAAAGACAAGAAGCAAAGTCTTGAGCAACAAGGGATTGCCTTGGAAAATAAGTAG
- a CDS encoding ABC transporter ATP-binding protein yields the protein MVEPWICVDRVYKSYCNTEGQGHTVLQGISLEVFPDELLVILGKSGTGKSVLLRHIMGLEIPDSGEVRYAEELTHKGRLKDLTIGMVFQGGALFDFLSVRENIAFGLHAYNERYRVFSKGEINAKVDQALANVGLSYAAEFMPNKLSGGMVKRVALARSLVYSPKLVLYDEPTAGLDPMTSREMTHLIFRLRKEQGIGGIVITHDITLALTLADRIAIHHEGTIPLIYTKEEFIQTNDVLARQFFASE from the coding sequence ATGGTAGAGCCCTGGATTTGTGTAGATCGTGTTTATAAGAGCTATTGCAATACCGAAGGTCAAGGCCATACGGTATTGCAGGGGATTTCTTTAGAGGTATTTCCTGATGAGCTTTTGGTGATTTTAGGTAAATCTGGGACAGGGAAAAGTGTCCTTCTTCGTCATATTATGGGATTAGAGATTCCTGATTCTGGAGAGGTGCGTTATGCTGAGGAACTTACCCATAAAGGACGTTTAAAAGATCTCACCATTGGTATGGTATTTCAAGGTGGCGCCCTTTTTGATTTTCTTTCTGTTCGAGAAAATATTGCCTTTGGGCTTCATGCGTATAATGAACGTTATAGGGTGTTTTCTAAAGGCGAGATAAATGCTAAGGTAGATCAAGCTTTAGCGAATGTAGGATTAAGTTATGCTGCAGAGTTTATGCCGAATAAGTTGTCGGGGGGTATGGTTAAGCGTGTCGCTTTAGCACGTTCCTTAGTTTATTCTCCCAAACTTGTTCTTTATGATGAGCCTACAGCGGGATTAGATCCTATGACGAGTCGAGAAATGACCCATCTGATTTTCCGTTTGCGTAAGGAACAGGGGATCGGAGGTATTGTGATTACCCATGATATTACATTAGCATTAACTCTTGCAGATCGTATTGCTATTCATCATGAAGGAACAATCCCCCTTATCTATACAAAGGAAGAATTTATACAAACGAATGATGTATTAGCGAGACAATTTTTCGCCAGTGAGTAA
- a CDS encoding MlaE family ABC transporter permease, with the protein METKKRSRIFRVLCLFPLELGRWMGFTCAVIKSCSWKKSLFRSVSLQGYDIGVASLPVVMLTGAVTGIVLALQSYYQLGIHGLSCAIGFFVVKSILVEIGPVLTALALSGRVGGAISAFLGTMRMTEQVSAMETLGVNPLEYFALPRIIAGIIAMPALVIAAVWSGIFCGYLLCRYAFQLPAQVYLHMVSGNVLLSDIVMVIVKSLVFGFIITSLACYQGLGKHCRITDVAKVTTAGVVTSYISILFANCVITSFFHVLGC; encoded by the coding sequence ATGGAAACAAAAAAACGTTCTCGTATTTTCCGCGTATTATGTTTATTTCCTTTGGAATTAGGCAGATGGATGGGATTTACCTGTGCAGTAATCAAAAGTTGTTCATGGAAGAAAAGTTTATTTCGGTCTGTAAGCCTACAAGGCTATGATATTGGCGTTGCTTCTTTGCCTGTAGTTATGCTTACGGGAGCTGTCACAGGAATCGTTTTAGCTCTACAGTCCTATTATCAATTAGGCATTCATGGCTTGTCCTGCGCTATAGGATTTTTCGTTGTAAAAAGTATTTTAGTGGAAATTGGTCCTGTGCTTACAGCTCTCGCTCTTTCAGGAAGAGTGGGAGGAGCGATTTCTGCATTTTTAGGAACTATGCGCATGACAGAACAAGTTAGCGCTATGGAGACTTTAGGAGTGAATCCTTTAGAATACTTTGCTCTACCCAGGATCATTGCAGGGATTATTGCTATGCCTGCTTTGGTAATTGCTGCAGTATGGTCGGGGATCTTTTGTGGGTATTTGCTATGTCGTTATGCTTTTCAACTCCCTGCTCAGGTTTATTTACATATGGTATCGGGAAATGTATTGCTATCCGATATTGTGATGGTCATTGTTAAATCTTTAGTATTTGGATTTATCATTACCTCTTTAGCGTGTTATCAGGGCTTAGGGAAGCATTGTCGTATTACAGATGTGGCTAAGGTCACCACTGCGGGAGTGGTTACCTCCTACATCTCTATCTTATTCGCTAATTGTGTCATTACGTCATTTTTTCATGTTTTAGGTTGCTAG
- a CDS encoding aspartate aminotransferase family protein encodes MPVIDETPMTYTEACRYFPGGVNSPIRACIPVGIVPPIVSSASRDVFIDSFGKNFIDFCGSWGSLIHGHSHPKILDALCSAASQGTSYGLTSENEISLATTLFSCLGLQDHKLRFVSSGTEAAMTSVRLACGVTQRSVMIKFLGCYHGHADVLLKGMTIDENNLMEVPHLVDRYFSSDPCLPLTLILPYNDLKTFEEVMEKIGERVACVIFEPIAINMGVVLPEAGWIESIITTCRRYGALSIMDEVVTGFRMGSRGMRSILDVTPDITVYGKILGGGMPVAAVLAHQSIMEHLMPVGTVFQAGTLSGNPIAMAAGQASIELCQERDFYPKLENLTEGFLSPIEDFIRCKGFPIALVRAGSMFSFFFRETPPRNLRDVQECDQKTFGIFYRHAFSRGVYLSPASMEASFISSVHSRENLAYTQNVLIDSLVKTFEGI; translated from the coding sequence ATGCCAGTTATCGATGAAACACCAATGACCTATACTGAAGCTTGTCGCTATTTTCCCGGAGGAGTAAATTCTCCAATACGAGCCTGTATTCCTGTGGGGATTGTTCCTCCTATTGTCTCTAGTGCTTCTAGAGATGTTTTCATAGATAGTTTTGGGAAAAACTTTATTGATTTTTGTGGATCTTGGGGATCGTTGATTCACGGTCACAGCCATCCAAAGATTTTAGATGCGCTTTGCAGTGCAGCATCTCAAGGAACCTCTTATGGACTCACTTCAGAAAATGAAATTTCTCTAGCCACCACTCTATTTTCTTGTTTGGGATTGCAAGATCATAAACTACGTTTTGTCTCTTCAGGAACGGAAGCTGCCATGACTTCTGTGCGTCTTGCCTGTGGAGTTACGCAACGCTCAGTGATGATTAAATTTTTAGGATGTTATCACGGACATGCTGATGTTTTGCTAAAGGGAATGACTATAGATGAGAATAATCTTATGGAAGTTCCCCATCTTGTAGATAGATATTTTTCTTCAGATCCTTGCTTACCCCTAACTTTAATCTTGCCCTACAATGATCTGAAGACTTTTGAAGAGGTAATGGAGAAGATAGGGGAACGCGTTGCTTGTGTGATCTTTGAACCTATAGCTATCAATATGGGTGTTGTTCTTCCTGAAGCCGGGTGGATTGAGAGCATTATAACCACATGCCGACGGTATGGAGCTTTATCGATTATGGATGAGGTTGTTACAGGATTTCGTATGGGGAGTCGAGGGATGCGCTCTATCCTCGATGTTACTCCCGATATTACTGTATACGGGAAGATTTTAGGCGGAGGGATGCCTGTTGCTGCCGTTCTAGCTCATCAAAGTATTATGGAGCATTTGATGCCTGTGGGAACAGTATTTCAGGCGGGAACTCTTTCAGGGAATCCTATTGCTATGGCTGCAGGGCAAGCTTCTATAGAGCTTTGTCAGGAGAGAGATTTTTATCCTAAGTTAGAAAATCTCACAGAAGGGTTCTTATCTCCTATAGAAGACTTCATTCGCTGTAAAGGATTTCCTATAGCATTGGTAAGAGCGGGTTCTATGTTTTCTTTCTTTTTTAGAGAAACCCCTCCTAGAAATCTCCGTGATGTGCAGGAATGTGATCAGAAGACCTTTGGGATATTTTATCGGCATGCCTTTTCTCGAGGGGTGTATTTGTCTCCAGCTTCTATGGAAGCGAGTTTTATTTCTTCTGTCCATAGTAGAGAAAATCTAGCCTATACGCAAAATGTCCTTATTGATAGTTTAGTGAAAACCTTCGAAGGTATTTAA
- a CDS encoding YqgE/AlgH family protein: MAKIPYAILEKGSLLLASPDTDQGVFARSVILLCEHSLNGSFGLILNKTLGLEISDDIFTFDKVSNNNIRFCMGGPLQANQMMLLHSCSEISEQTLEICPSVYLGGDLSFLQEIAASESGPTINLCFGYSGWQAGQLEKEFLEGNWFLAPASYEYVFSDNPDNLWSRILKDLGGKYASLSTVPENLLLN, translated from the coding sequence ATGGCAAAAATTCCCTATGCTATTTTAGAGAAAGGCTCATTGTTATTGGCTTCTCCTGATACAGATCAGGGAGTCTTTGCTCGCAGTGTAATTTTATTATGTGAGCATAGCCTGAACGGTTCGTTCGGGCTCATTTTAAATAAGACATTAGGTTTAGAAATATCTGATGATATTTTTACTTTTGATAAGGTGTCTAATAACAATATCCGTTTTTGCATGGGAGGCCCTCTGCAGGCCAATCAAATGATGCTTTTGCATTCCTGTTCTGAAATTTCTGAACAGACGTTAGAAATCTGTCCTTCTGTATATTTAGGGGGAGATTTGTCTTTCCTACAAGAGATCGCTGCTAGTGAGTCCGGGCCAACGATAAACTTATGTTTTGGTTATAGTGGTTGGCAAGCAGGACAGCTAGAAAAAGAATTCCTAGAGGGGAATTGGTTTTTAGCTCCCGCAAGCTATGAGTATGTATTTTCTGATAATCCCGACAATCTCTGGTCTAGGATCCTTAAAGATTTGGGAGGGAAATACGCTTCACTATCCACAGTGCCTGAGAATCTTTTACTGAATTAG
- a CDS encoding bifunctional nuclease family protein → MSIERELLQDTPLVLLNFYKLVSFCHYAGIVLGTEEKKFAIYGHASMGQAFHHSDSSHFSLSRPLTHDLLNFVFSGFDIHVVRVVINDYKDNVFYTRMFLEQKQGDFLYVTDVDARPSDSISLALTHKVPILCVKSVFDAAIAYEE, encoded by the coding sequence ATGAGTATAGAAAGAGAACTGCTCCAAGATACCCCTTTAGTTTTGCTTAACTTTTACAAGTTAGTCAGCTTTTGTCATTACGCAGGAATTGTCTTAGGTACCGAGGAGAAAAAATTTGCGATATACGGACATGCATCCATGGGCCAGGCATTTCATCACTCTGATTCCTCACACTTTTCTTTATCACGACCACTAACTCATGATCTCCTCAACTTTGTTTTTTCAGGTTTTGATATCCATGTGGTGCGTGTTGTCATTAATGATTACAAAGATAATGTATTTTATACACGCATGTTTTTAGAGCAAAAACAAGGAGATTTTCTCTATGTCACCGATGTTGATGCTCGCCCTAGCGACAGCATTTCTTTAGCACTTACACATAAAGTCCCTATTCTTTGTGTGAAATCTGTATTTGATGCTGCCATAGCTTACGAAGAATAA
- the rpiA gene encoding ribose 5-phosphate isomerase A, whose translation MKEDPYLEVKRHLAREAAALVTSGMLLGLGSGSTSREFIKAVAERKKQENLDIRAVASSKESYSLASSLGIPLIDDEEFINTDLAVDGADEIDPQLRMIKGGGGAIFREKILLQSSQRRLILADESKSVKVLGKFGLPVEISPFGRSSIIATLENFGYLGNLRKNPRGGFFITNNGNYIYDIHTPNVYPHPEEDLLKLLQIHGIIEAGFVIENVEVWLGYTNGQIGKKNTGGL comes from the coding sequence GTGAAAGAGGATCCCTATTTAGAAGTAAAAAGACATTTAGCTCGTGAAGCTGCTGCTTTGGTGACCTCCGGAATGCTTTTAGGATTGGGAAGTGGTTCGACCTCTAGAGAATTCATCAAAGCTGTTGCTGAAAGGAAAAAGCAGGAGAATTTAGATATTCGTGCTGTGGCGTCTTCGAAAGAGTCTTATTCCCTAGCAAGTAGTTTAGGGATCCCCTTGATTGATGATGAAGAATTCATCAACACGGATCTTGCTGTTGATGGTGCTGATGAGATAGATCCCCAACTGCGGATGATCAAAGGTGGCGGTGGAGCCATTTTTCGAGAGAAGATACTACTGCAATCGAGTCAACGACGTTTGATACTTGCTGATGAGAGTAAAAGCGTTAAGGTTTTAGGGAAGTTTGGTCTTCCTGTGGAGATTAGTCCTTTTGGAAGATCTTCTATTATTGCTACCTTGGAGAATTTTGGATATCTGGGAAATTTAAGAAAGAATCCTCGTGGGGGATTTTTTATCACCAATAACGGGAATTATATTTACGATATTCATACTCCAAATGTATACCCCCATCCCGAGGAAGATCTCCTCAAGCTATTACAAATTCATGGTATTATTGAAGCAGGGTTTGTTATAGAGAATGTTGAGGTATGGTTGGGTTATACCAACGGTCAGATTGGCAAAAAGAACACCGGTGGATTATGA
- a CDS encoding DUF1389 domain-containing protein produces MLALKMRIDNQKPMDTKAEDRAAASSVSNKFAKSKISYALIILVTLFAIGIIALSVAIPVLGLTLGMGFPLIAAATFGCISALIGLQRIYAHRRNRIVENKKIPNKLRERIFAKYPRAFLSHIHKEDSSIATVCVLDKYNLSFAQLYRLGVLASGADIDPFTDSQELLAAFNSLSQESRENLANLMRNGELDLDSIIEENCPCYWLETFSSKVLQDYNSDVLNSLIIGQMAFLGIFHPQYLPVFSSISMQDYRTLSAAMNQSMYTIWKEDANVKAIVDTALATQSSLSREDREEFLIWLYSGLGICTLNTEAKALLKDLSNHKGQYLNKFSKKQIWNRILDISTDVDDVEFQPSLAYKTWEEWV; encoded by the coding sequence GTGTTAGCACTGAAAATGAGAATAGATAATCAAAAACCTATGGATACTAAGGCAGAAGATAGAGCTGCCGCATCCTCTGTTTCTAATAAATTTGCTAAATCTAAAATTTCTTACGCCTTAATAATATTAGTCACATTATTTGCCATTGGGATAATAGCGCTTTCTGTTGCTATTCCTGTATTAGGCTTAACACTTGGCATGGGATTTCCTTTAATTGCAGCAGCTACTTTTGGCTGTATTAGTGCATTGATTGGACTGCAGCGTATTTATGCACATAGAAGAAATCGTATTGTCGAAAATAAGAAAATCCCTAATAAATTGCGTGAGCGAATTTTTGCTAAATATCCTCGAGCTTTCCTATCTCATATACATAAAGAAGACAGTTCTATAGCTACAGTTTGTGTGTTAGATAAATACAATTTATCATTTGCTCAGCTTTATAGATTAGGAGTTTTAGCTTCTGGAGCGGATATAGATCCTTTTACAGATTCTCAAGAATTACTCGCAGCTTTTAATAGTTTATCTCAAGAATCTCGGGAAAATTTGGCAAATTTAATGCGTAATGGCGAATTGGATTTAGATTCTATCATTGAAGAGAATTGCCCATGCTATTGGTTGGAAACTTTTTCTTCTAAGGTTCTTCAGGATTATAACAGCGATGTCTTAAATAGTTTAATCATTGGGCAAATGGCGTTTTTGGGAATTTTTCATCCTCAATATTTACCAGTTTTCTCTTCAATAAGTATGCAAGACTATCGAACATTATCCGCAGCTATGAACCAATCCATGTATACTATCTGGAAAGAAGATGCTAATGTAAAAGCTATAGTAGATACAGCTTTAGCCACACAATCTTCTTTATCCAGAGAAGATAGAGAAGAGTTCCTGATTTGGTTATATTCAGGATTAGGGATTTGTACATTAAATACAGAAGCAAAAGCTTTGCTAAAAGATCTTAGCAATCATAAAGGTCAGTACTTAAATAAATTTTCAAAAAAACAGATTTGGAATCGTATTTTAGATATATCTACGGATGTCGATGATGTTGAATTTCAACCTAGCCTTGCCTATAAAACTTGGGAAGAATGGGTATAA
- a CDS encoding DUF1389 domain-containing protein encodes MRCVMDTLRKNALAITGIFCFVCAVSFLSLVIYGFSHPLLVMGLALSLVIVGVTAALALCHAIRELKHPLPSGFRSLIEESYPKIIHDLVFSKTLNFQEFRAVLLGLSSGNFNFPSEDCKNRVESFGLERLQQACEGIQLPELENILLKNCPLCLINKFIHLGPREYPDAERMEPTVYWVNRAGLSDINQTAFHPFVWLLARLISEEEYGMLSQHARNNTWGEVRNFVEELDVRFRTYLENKTIEGFERRGSWLLEDFNKSRTPWLLALCKHGITWKQLQLFKDIECRQLGFLHAFDTSRVGGILMELLLITSPYLDEENPENFDPKIALLTLKEWMHFYHYDSHRVYGFHKGTLEFFNKHSKHNLQKQKLSSSHLHYYLIDPNTGVRYR; translated from the coding sequence ATGCGTTGCGTAATGGATACATTACGTAAGAATGCTTTAGCTATAACAGGAATATTTTGTTTTGTCTGTGCTGTTAGCTTTTTATCACTAGTTATCTATGGATTTTCTCATCCTTTACTTGTAATGGGTTTAGCTCTCTCTTTAGTTATTGTTGGGGTAACGGCCGCTTTGGCATTGTGTCATGCAATCCGTGAGTTAAAGCATCCTCTTCCTTCAGGGTTTCGTTCTCTTATAGAAGAATCTTATCCTAAAATTATTCATGATCTTGTCTTTAGTAAGACTCTTAATTTTCAAGAATTCCGCGCTGTTTTATTAGGATTGTCTTCGGGGAATTTTAATTTTCCTTCTGAGGATTGTAAAAATAGAGTGGAATCATTTGGTCTTGAGCGTTTGCAACAGGCCTGTGAGGGCATTCAATTGCCTGAGTTAGAGAACATTCTTTTAAAGAATTGTCCTTTGTGCCTGATAAATAAGTTCATTCACCTTGGCCCTAGGGAATATCCCGATGCTGAGCGTATGGAACCTACTGTGTATTGGGTGAATCGAGCAGGTTTATCGGATATAAATCAAACAGCGTTTCATCCTTTTGTTTGGCTGCTAGCACGTCTTATTTCTGAAGAAGAGTACGGTATGCTATCCCAACATGCAAGAAATAATACTTGGGGAGAGGTACGTAATTTTGTTGAAGAGCTAGATGTGCGATTTAGAACGTATTTAGAAAATAAAACTATAGAAGGGTTTGAACGAAGAGGATCATGGTTATTAGAAGATTTTAATAAATCACGTACTCCTTGGTTATTGGCGCTATGTAAACACGGGATTACCTGGAAGCAACTACAGTTATTTAAAGATATAGAATGCCGCCAGCTAGGTTTTCTCCATGCATTCGATACATCTCGTGTTGGGGGTATTCTAATGGAATTATTACTGATTACTTCTCCATACCTCGATGAAGAGAATCCAGAAAATTTTGATCCTAAAATAGCTTTACTTACATTGAAAGAGTGGATGCATTTCTATCATTATGACTCTCATCGTGTTTATGGTTTTCATAAAGGGACTTTGGAATTTTTTAACAAACACAGCAAACATAACTTGCAGAAGCAAAAACTTTCCTCGTCTCATCTTCATTACTATCTCATAGATCCCAATACGGGAGTAAGATATCGCTGA
- a CDS encoding DUF1389 domain-containing protein, with translation MTSLITSHPHLSEVVQKGICSRCPVDKLCKNALRVGSVFCLALSMAFAIALICVAAQPALIICLVISLVLTLVLLAISLRRYIRREFGPSLPEGFLSIIKKEFPVSIYELVVQERLTLQELRVVISGLSSGVFTFPSKKCREKLERFGLERLQSACEGIQLPDLEKILLKNCPLYLLSKFIQLGPKEFPESVNLPPEVYWLSRLGLSSSYVVFFNFHNWVLSQVVTKEEYEILLKHAKDSTWDQIKDLTENLRLRVREGVDNYFVEQDGLTKGMLRSLIGGSWLLYLCKHGVCWEQLQLLKELDCSSVGLMDEFEMSRRRACLMKSYFSISPYANESDVEAFDPHLILFTFREWKKGLDSHKYKKDFYIYDCTMALLRKRSQNTLRECNTNRDIPCLPERNINRETGAIVE, from the coding sequence ATGACGTCACTAATCACTTCCCACCCCCATTTGTCTGAAGTAGTTCAAAAGGGGATTTGCTCTCGTTGTCCTGTGGATAAGTTATGTAAAAATGCTCTAAGAGTGGGCAGTGTATTTTGTTTAGCTCTTTCCATGGCATTTGCTATTGCTTTAATTTGTGTAGCAGCTCAGCCTGCTTTAATCATATGTTTAGTTATTTCTTTGGTTCTTACCTTAGTTCTCTTGGCAATATCCTTACGTCGTTATATACGACGTGAATTCGGGCCCTCCCTTCCTGAAGGTTTCCTATCAATAATAAAAAAAGAGTTTCCCGTATCTATTTACGAGCTAGTAGTTCAAGAGAGATTGACCCTTCAAGAACTACGTGTTGTTATTTCAGGTTTATCTTCTGGGGTGTTTACTTTTCCCTCGAAAAAATGCCGGGAGAAGTTAGAGAGATTTGGTCTTGAGCGTTTACAAAGCGCTTGTGAGGGTATTCAACTGCCCGATCTAGAGAAGATTCTTTTGAAAAATTGTCCTCTATATCTTTTAAGTAAGTTTATCCAACTAGGTCCTAAAGAGTTCCCTGAATCTGTCAATTTACCTCCGGAAGTATATTGGTTAAGTCGTTTAGGATTGTCAAGTAGCTACGTTGTATTTTTTAATTTTCATAATTGGGTTTTATCTCAAGTAGTGACTAAGGAAGAATATGAAATACTTTTGAAGCATGCGAAAGATTCTACTTGGGATCAGATTAAAGATTTAACTGAGAACTTAAGACTTCGTGTAAGAGAGGGTGTAGACAACTATTTTGTCGAACAGGATGGTTTGACTAAAGGTATGCTGAGATCTCTCATTGGTGGCTCCTGGTTATTGTATCTATGTAAACACGGTGTCTGTTGGGAACAATTGCAATTACTTAAAGAATTAGACTGTTCAAGTGTTGGCCTAATGGATGAATTCGAAATGTCTAGGAGAAGAGCTTGTTTGATGAAATCATACTTTTCTATTTCACCCTATGCTAATGAAAGTGATGTCGAGGCTTTTGACCCACACTTAATCTTATTTACTTTTAGAGAATGGAAGAAAGGTCTTGATTCCCATAAGTATAAAAAGGATTTTTATATTTATGATTGCACTATGGCTCTCTTAAGAAAACGCAGTCAAAATACTTTGCGAGAATGTAATACAAATAGAGATATCCCTTGTTTGCCTGAGCGCAATATAAATAGAGAGACGGGTGCGATCGTAGAGTAA
- a CDS encoding DUF1389 domain-containing protein — protein sequence MSCVIFYFDTSRVKAEKFGFEWLQIVCGGVERLDLEDLLFTHFPFCLINEFIQLGPREFPELEDLDLPIYWLNRLCLSDGLDTVFHPYVWMFA from the coding sequence ATGAGTTGCGTGATATTTTATTTCGATACGTCTAGGGTAAAAGCTGAAAAGTTTGGTTTTGAGTGGTTGCAAATAGTTTGTGGGGGAGTTGAGCGGTTAGATTTAGAAGATCTTTTATTTACGCATTTTCCTTTTTGTTTAATCAATGAGTTCATCCAATTGGGTCCTAGAGAATTTCCTGAATTAGAAGATTTAGACCTGCCAATTTATTGGCTCAACCGTCTATGTTTATCAGATGGTTTGGATACAGTATTCCATCCCTACGTGTGGATGTTTGCGTAA